In one window of Pseudorasbora parva isolate DD20220531a chromosome 7, ASM2467924v1, whole genome shotgun sequence DNA:
- the mrpl13 gene encoding 39S ribosomal protein L13, mitochondrial: MSSFSRSAQQWATFARSWFLIDARMQPPGKIASMCSVRLQGKHKPIYHPLSDIGDHVVVMNTKHIAFSGNKWEQKVYSSHTGYPGSFKQLTAAQMHKKDPTAIIKLAVYGMLPKNLTRRTMMQRLHLFPDDVLPEDILKNLTEELPQPREIPRKLSEYTQEERDAFPMLWTPPEDYRMK, encoded by the exons CAATGGGCGACCTTTGCGAGATCCTGGTTCCTAATAGACGCTAGAATGCAGCCTCCAGGAAAGATCGCCTCTATGTGCTCAGTGCGGCTTCAAGGGAAGCATAAACCCATTTACCATCCACTAA GTGATATTGGAGATCATGTGGTGGTCATGAACACCAAACACATCGCCTTCTCTGGAAATAAATGGGAACAGAAAGTGTATTCGTCTCACACTGG TTACCCTGGATCATTCAAACAGCTCACCGCAGCCCAAATGCACAAAAAAGACCCGACAGCT ATCATTAAACTGGCTGTTTACGGGATGCTTCCCAAAAACCTCACCAGAAGGACCATGATGCAACGGCTTCACCTCTTCCCAGATGAT GTCCTTCCTGAGGATATTCTGAAGAACCTGACAGAGGAGCTTCCTCAACCCAGAGAGATTCCTCGCAAGCTCAGCGAGTACACGCAGGAGGAGCGGGACGCTTTCCCCATGCTTTGGACCCC GCCAGAAGACTACAGGATGAAATGA